The region GTACCAATAACACCTTATCAGAAGTATCGTTCAAAGACGCGGTTTTTAACAGCATGCCGCAGGATAAAGGTTTGTATATGCCTTACAGCATTCCGCGTTTGAGCGATGATTTTATCAATAACCTGGATAAATACACTTTGCCCGAGATTGCGTTTGAAGTAGCAAAGAATCTTTTAGGTGACTCTATACCCGAAGCTGATCTGAAAGCCCTGATCGATGATGCCATCAACTTCCCGGCCCCTGTGGTAAAGCTGGATGATAACGTTCATGTGCTGGAGCTTTTCCATGGCCCGTCATTGGCGTTTAAAGATTTTGGTGCGCGTTTCATGAGCCGCGTAATGAGCTACTTTTTAGAGGAAGGCGAAAAACAACTGGATGTACTGGTGGCTACCAGCGGCGATACCGGCGGTGCTGTAGCACTAGGCTTCCTGGGTGTGCCCAATACCCGGGTAACTATATTATACCCACAGGGCAAAGTAAGCGGTGTACAGGAGCAGCAATTAACCACCAACGGCCAGAACATCCGCGCGTTGGAGGTTGACGGTACGTTTGATGACTGCCAGGCCCTGGTGAAACAGGCATTTACTGATGCTGAGTTGAATGAAAAATTTCGTTTAACATCGGCCAATTCCATCAATATCGCGCGCCTGGTGCCCCAAACTTTTTACTACTTTAATGCTTATGCACAATTATTGAGGCAAGGTGTTAAAAAAGTGATATTCTCGGTACCTAGCGGAAACTTTGGTAATATCGGTGCCGGTTTGCTGGCCTGGAAAATGGGTTTGCCGGTGGAGAAATTCATTGCAGCCACTAATGTTAATGATACCGTGCCGGAATTTTTAAAAACCGGGGTATATCAACCCAAGCCATCGGTGGCTACCCTATCCAACGCGATGGATGTGGGCAACCCAAGCAATTGGGTACGCATAGCTGATTTGTTTAAAAATGATACTGATGCCCTGAAAAAACTGGTTGTAGGCTTTAAATATAACGACGAGGAAACTGTTAAGGCGATTAACTGGGTATTTGATACCTATGGCTATGTGGTTTGCCCACACACCGCGATTGCCTGGCAGGCATTGACCGATTATCAGCATGATCATGCCAGTGTGGATACTGCCGGTGTTTTCTTATCAACGGCACACCCCTGCAAGTTCCCGGATGTTTTCAGCGAAGCCATAACAGCAAAAATCGAGATACCAGGTCAGGTGAAAGAGCTGCAATCCAAAACAAAACTGGCCGTGCCGTTGAGTAAGGATTTCGTGGATTTTAAAGCGTATTTGTTAGGCGCTGAGTGAATACTCTGTCAAACCACTTTGTCATGCTGAACGAAGTGAAGCATCTATTAGGTGATTTGCATAGTTTGTTAGTAGATTCTTCGTTCCTCAGAATGACAAAGTTGTTATTGAAGAGCTTCTGTTGCTATATTTGATCAATGAATATCAATAAAAAAGCAATCTTACTATTCTGTATAACCGCCCTGTTTTTTGCAGCTTGTAAACGCAATATAAAATTCGATCGTGAAAATTGGGATTATGGCGATGGGTTGGAATTTCCCAACAGGGATAACATGCTTGACGACCTGCTGAAAAACTATAAACTTAAAGGGTTAAAATACCAGGAAGTGATTCATCTGCTGCACCGCCCGCAGCTGAGCAATACCACCGAAATGGTGTATGATATTGATGAGATAAGCAAAAAGGGGAAGACTACCTATGTTAAAAAACTAATCCTTTCCCTCAAAGATTCGGTAGTTACCGATGTTAAAGTTTACGAACATGCTGATAAAAAGAAATGATCGATACCATCATATTTGATTTGGGTGCAGTGTTGATCGACTGGAACCCGCACTACATGTACCGTACGCTATTTACCGATGAACAGGAGATGAAAAATTTCCTGGCCACGGTTTGTACCTCCGATTGGAACGAAGAGCAGGATGCCGGTCGCTCTTTACAGGAAGGCACCGATTTGCTGGTAGCTCAACATCCGCAACATGAGGACCTTATCCGTGCGTTTTACGGACGTTGGGAAGAAATGCTGGGCGAAGCCTTTCATGATACAGTTGAGCTGTTCAGGAGGCTAAAAACAAGCGGCAAATACAAAATATACGCGCTCACCAATTGGTCGGCCGAAACTTTTCCTATAGCATTGGAACGTTACGATTTTCTGGGCTGGTTTGATGGCATTGTGGTATCAGGAACAGAAAAAGTGCGCAAACCCGCGCCGGAATTTTATCAGATTCTGCTTGATCGTTATCAGGTTGACCCGCAGGCAGCTTTATTCATTGACGACAATTACCGCAATATATTAGCCGCCGAAAAGATAGGTATTAAAAGTATCCACTTTACTTCGGCCGGGGAATTGGAAAAGGAATTGGAAAGGTTGGGGTTGTTGTAGAGCGGATCTACTTGAATGACACTCATCAAAAAACAATATGTCATTGCGAGGAGGAACGACGAAGCAATCTCTTAGCTATTCTTATTAAGGCGAACGTGAGGAGATTGCTGCGCTTCGCTCGCAATGACATAATAAGTAAAAAAGAAAAAGGCTTTGGAAAATCTCCAAAGCCTTTTTACATATTGTTCATTATCGCAAATTAAGCGCCGCCGTGTTGTTCTTCGTGAATTTCTTCCTGGCGGAACAGTTTCGCGCTTAAAAAATCGTTGTTCATCCTTGCGATGTTGGTCAGCTTAATTTCCTTAGGGCATTCCGCTTCGCAGGCGCCGGTGTTGGTACAGTTACCAAAACCTTCTTCATCCATCTGGGCTACCATAGATTGTACACGACGGTAACGCTCTGGCTGACCTTGCGGCAACAAACCTAACTGTGTAACCTTGGCTGATACAAAAAGCATAGCCGAAGCATTTTTACAAGCCGCAACGCAGGCGCCACAACCAATGCAGGTAGCCGAGTTAAAGGCCTCGTCAGCAATAACCTTAGGGATCGCTATCGCATTACCATCAGGTACACCACCAGTATTTACCGATACATAGCCACCAGCCTGCTGGATACGGTCGAACGCCGAACGATCAACCGCCAGATCTTTTACGATAGGAAACGCTGTTGCGCGCCAAGGCTCAATGGTAATGGTTTCACCATCATGAAAGCTGCGCATGTGCAGCTGACAGGTGGTAATGGCGCGTTTAGGGCCATGCGGGTGACCGTTGATATATAAAGAGCACATACCGCAAATACCTTCGCGGCAATCGTGATCAAAGTGTATGGGCTCATCCCCCTTCAGGGTAAGGCCTTCGTTAACCACGTCAAGCATTTCCAGGAATGACATATCAGGCGAAATACCTTCGGCCTTGTAAGTCACAAATTTGCCCGCTGTTTGAGCGTTTTTCTGGCGCCATACTTTAAGCGTCAGGTTCATATTTCCGTTACTCATCTTTTTTGAGATTTAGTATCAAGTATATAGTATATGGTATCAAGTAGTTAGTATCAAGTATCATGACTTTTTGGAAAGTATCCTAAAACAGATGCAGCTGTCGTGATACTTGATACTAACTACTTGATACTATCTTATGCGTAATTCCTTTGTGATAAATGTACCGATT is a window of Mucilaginibacter inviolabilis DNA encoding:
- the thrC gene encoding threonine synthase, giving the protein MKLYSTNNTLSEVSFKDAVFNSMPQDKGLYMPYSIPRLSDDFINNLDKYTLPEIAFEVAKNLLGDSIPEADLKALIDDAINFPAPVVKLDDNVHVLELFHGPSLAFKDFGARFMSRVMSYFLEEGEKQLDVLVATSGDTGGAVALGFLGVPNTRVTILYPQGKVSGVQEQQLTTNGQNIRALEVDGTFDDCQALVKQAFTDAELNEKFRLTSANSINIARLVPQTFYYFNAYAQLLRQGVKKVIFSVPSGNFGNIGAGLLAWKMGLPVEKFIAATNVNDTVPEFLKTGVYQPKPSVATLSNAMDVGNPSNWVRIADLFKNDTDALKKLVVGFKYNDEETVKAINWVFDTYGYVVCPHTAIAWQALTDYQHDHASVDTAGVFLSTAHPCKFPDVFSEAITAKIEIPGQVKELQSKTKLAVPLSKDFVDFKAYLLGAE
- a CDS encoding succinate dehydrogenase/fumarate reductase iron-sulfur subunit: MSNGNMNLTLKVWRQKNAQTAGKFVTYKAEGISPDMSFLEMLDVVNEGLTLKGDEPIHFDHDCREGICGMCSLYINGHPHGPKRAITTCQLHMRSFHDGETITIEPWRATAFPIVKDLAVDRSAFDRIQQAGGYVSVNTGGVPDGNAIAIPKVIADEAFNSATCIGCGACVAACKNASAMLFVSAKVTQLGLLPQGQPERYRRVQSMVAQMDEEGFGNCTNTGACEAECPKEIKLTNIARMNNDFLSAKLFRQEEIHEEQHGGA
- a CDS encoding HAD family hydrolase encodes the protein MIDTIIFDLGAVLIDWNPHYMYRTLFTDEQEMKNFLATVCTSDWNEEQDAGRSLQEGTDLLVAQHPQHEDLIRAFYGRWEEMLGEAFHDTVELFRRLKTSGKYKIYALTNWSAETFPIALERYDFLGWFDGIVVSGTEKVRKPAPEFYQILLDRYQVDPQAALFIDDNYRNILAAEKIGIKSIHFTSAGELEKELERLGLL